The proteins below come from a single Danio aesculapii chromosome 23, fDanAes4.1, whole genome shotgun sequence genomic window:
- the LOC130216839 gene encoding olfactory receptor 2AG1, which produces MRFTRTLPFYILWTVGCTCPSPNPDALNITSNFLQPHDPGRCLFRSILPSDTTVQALLCVFILMTIISLVINGCTLFSIGSSEDLSWQPRFALLKSLIVSDVLLIVTQGPTLTYCLLQKTTLPYGFWCVFQFFINTVCVFCTVLTITCMALERYVYVCQAIYYISILTRKRLYFIVGLTWCTSVFLSSTITVLLSLGHKSALLDKPIAGLLCEPDTLEAHLGFPRAAALFRKVVGLVVTLLCIFSYSFSYVCMYQKAQNAVQPFHQVNNRARTTVMFYCSMLLVQMLPIFLKIASDAVYELEGNMAMYPGSWRSTGTLHIMLLVMLQFPPCINPLIYGLRNKEVRAALPRLLFWRRENRH; this is translated from the coding sequence ATGCGTTTCACGCGCACTTTACCATTCTACATACTATGGACTGTAGGCTGCACCTGTCCATCTCCAAATCCGGATGCCCTCAACATCACTTCAAACTTCCTCCAGCCGCATGACCCGGGACGCTGCCTCTTCAGATCTATCCTGCCCTCGGACACAACTGTGCAGGCGCTGCTGTGCGTCTTCATACTGATGACCATCATCTCCCTCGTGATCAACGGGTGCACACTGTTCAGCATCGGCAGTTCTGAAGACTTATCCTGGCAGCCGCGCTTTGCTCTGCTGAAGAGCCTCATAGTCAGTGATGTTCTCCTCATCGTCACCCAGGGTCCAACACTGACATACTGCCTGCTCCAGAAGACCACGCTGCCCTATGGTTTTTGGTGCGTCTTTCAGTTCTTCATCAACACGGTTTGCGTATTCTGCACTGTGCTTACCATCACCTGCATGGCGCTGGAGCGCTACGTGTACGTGTGCCAGGCTATATATTACATCAGCATACTAACCAGAAAGCGACTTTACTTCATAGTTGGTTTGACGTGGTGTACGTCGGTGTTCTTGTCCAGCACGATCACAGTTTTACTCAGCTTGGGCCACAAAAGCGCACTTCTGGACAAACCTATAGCCGGACTGCTTTGTGAGCCGGACACTTTGGAGGCCCACCTGGGCTTTCCTCGGGCTGCTGCGTTGTTTCGAAAGGTTGTTGGGCTTGTTGTGactctgctttgcattttttccTACTCGTTCTCGTACGTTTGCATGTATCAGAAGGCGCAAAACGCCGTTCAGCCTTTCCATCAGGTCAACAACAGGGCGCGCACGACCGTGATGTTTTACTGCTCCATGCTGCTGGTTCAGATGCTCCCCATCTTTCTGAAGATCGCCTCAGATGCTGTATATGAGCTCGAAGGCAACATGGCCATGTATCCTGGAAGCTGGCGCTCGACCGGGACGCTCCACATTATGTTGCTGGTGATGCTTCAGTTTCCCCCCTGTATTAATCCACTCATTTACGGGCTGCGCAACAAGGAGGTGCGGGCGGCTCTGCCCAGGCTGCTGTTCTGGAGAAGGGAGAACCGACACTAA